The following coding sequences lie in one Thermosulfuriphilus ammonigenes genomic window:
- a CDS encoding lysylphosphatidylglycerol synthase transmembrane domain-containing protein, with translation MRPGTIARIAVSLGTVLWLAHRIDLGSLVRALKGFPPGYFLIAAVLFAGAQILSSRRWQVLAQALGVRAPYGLFLRYYFIGSYFNLIMPGAIGGDVIKAWLLARGQEGKLRISYSIVGDRGFGLGAILTLSLVGLMLRPELIPQVARWPLLMLVISGNLVFFAAPLLGPVIRRLVPGFPEDVFAFWHDRRAFVEAYLLSLAIQLLVVVFHWILGKGLKLPYGFDFYLLTVPIISVVTSLPFSVSGIGIREGGFAFFIQQLGGEPELGVALGILAFGVFLVVGGVGGLIYALGEHERGKEALSVQKRCR, from the coding sequence ATGAGGCCTGGGACCATAGCCCGTATCGCTGTTAGCCTGGGGACCGTCCTCTGGCTGGCCCACCGCATAGATCTGGGCTCTTTGGTCAGGGCCCTTAAGGGCTTTCCTCCAGGCTATTTTCTGATAGCGGCGGTTCTTTTCGCCGGGGCCCAGATCCTCTCCAGCCGGCGATGGCAGGTATTGGCCCAGGCCTTAGGGGTCAGGGCCCCCTATGGACTCTTCCTGCGTTACTACTTTATCGGCTCATACTTTAACCTCATCATGCCCGGGGCCATCGGCGGAGACGTTATCAAGGCCTGGCTTCTGGCCCGGGGGCAAGAAGGCAAATTAAGGATCAGCTATAGCATAGTCGGGGATCGAGGCTTTGGTCTGGGGGCCATCCTGACCCTTTCTCTGGTCGGTCTTATGCTCCGCCCCGAACTCATCCCCCAGGTGGCCCGCTGGCCTCTCCTGATGCTAGTTATCTCCGGGAATCTGGTCTTCTTTGCCGCGCCGCTCTTAGGCCCTGTTATTCGGCGCCTTGTCCCCGGCTTTCCCGAAGATGTCTTTGCCTTTTGGCACGATCGCCGGGCCTTTGTTGAGGCCTATCTCCTTAGCTTGGCCATTCAGCTTCTGGTGGTGGTCTTCCACTGGATCCTGGGCAAAGGGCTCAAGCTCCCCTATGGCTTTGACTTTTACCTCCTGACCGTGCCTATCATCTCGGTAGTCACCAGCCTGCCCTTTTCAGTAAGTGGAATCGGTATCCGGGAGGGAGGCTTTGCTTTCTTTATCCAGCAGCTGGGAGGAGAGCCTGAGCTGGGCGTGGCTTTAGGGATCCTGGCCTTCGGGGTCTTTCTTGTAGTCGGCGGAGTCGGTGGGCTTATTTACGCCTTGGGGGAACATGAGCGGGGCAAAGAGGCCCTTTCTGTCCAGAAGAGATGTCGCTAG
- a CDS encoding phosphatase PAP2 family protein, translating into MSLDTELFYLLNTSRHPVLDRIIPLFSSQEFIIAFFVALCSLAAIRYGRRALLTALIAVILVAGADFICGQVAKPFFKRPRPYYQLDHLYLRKSGNWHFLKKPLPLRPRYSLPSCHATNTFAAGLYLALTFPRLAPLSLALPLLTGYSRIYGGHHYPGDVLAGYLLGGLLAILAWLLTRNTGRRRS; encoded by the coding sequence ATGTCGCTAGACACCGAGCTTTTTTATCTCCTAAACACCAGCCGCCATCCGGTGCTCGACCGGATCATTCCCCTTTTCTCCAGTCAGGAGTTCATTATCGCCTTCTTTGTGGCCCTTTGTTCTCTGGCCGCCATTCGTTACGGTCGCCGGGCACTCCTGACAGCCTTGATAGCCGTGATATTGGTGGCGGGAGCGGATTTCATCTGTGGTCAGGTGGCCAAACCCTTCTTTAAACGCCCCAGACCTTACTATCAGCTGGATCACCTGTATTTGCGTAAGTCAGGAAATTGGCATTTTCTCAAAAAGCCTCTTCCCCTGAGACCTCGCTACTCCTTACCCTCCTGCCACGCCACAAACACCTTTGCCGCCGGTCTTTATCTGGCCCTGACGTTTCCTCGTCTGGCCCCTCTCAGCCTGGCCCTTCCTCTACTTACGGGCTACTCCCGCATATATGGTGGCCACCACTATCCGGGAGATGTGCTGGCAGGATATCTTCTGGGAGGCCTTCTGGCCATCTTAGCCTGGCTCCTTACCAGAAATACCGGACGGAGAAGGTCATGA